A single genomic interval of Shewanella halotolerans harbors:
- a CDS encoding diguanylate cyclase, producing the protein MEEQSVVLVVDDVKTNVLIMRQCLKEMFQVWTAESGEECLRVAKQKPDIILLDVLMPGMDGYQVCRQLKADPETAEIPIIFVTAKDSDDDEQKGLEIGAVDYITKPIRPAIVRARVSTHIQLKQHSDKLKFMALHDQLTGLYNRHFLAECAAQSLSSMVRHQKELSIVMLDLDHFKKINDFNGHHIGDLVLQAVAKLLQESFRKEDLVARMGGEEFVILMECGLDIAREKTEDVRRQLARLNPMGLEVTGSFGVVTANPQNADLSHLLVLADEAVYKAKADGRNCVVCYQDGAYLTVEHD; encoded by the coding sequence ATGGAAGAACAATCTGTAGTGCTGGTGGTTGACGATGTGAAGACCAATGTGCTGATCATGAGGCAGTGTCTGAAGGAGATGTTTCAGGTATGGACCGCCGAGAGTGGCGAAGAGTGCCTCAGGGTCGCCAAGCAGAAACCCGACATCATCTTGCTGGATGTCTTGATGCCCGGCATGGATGGCTACCAGGTGTGTCGCCAGCTGAAGGCCGACCCCGAGACCGCCGAGATCCCCATTATCTTCGTTACCGCCAAAGACTCCGACGATGACGAGCAGAAGGGGCTGGAAATCGGCGCGGTGGACTATATCACCAAGCCGATCCGCCCGGCGATTGTGCGTGCCAGGGTCAGCACCCATATTCAACTCAAGCAACACAGCGACAAGCTTAAATTCATGGCGCTGCACGATCAGCTCACCGGACTTTATAACCGTCATTTCCTCGCCGAGTGTGCCGCCCAGAGTCTCTCCTCCATGGTGCGTCATCAGAAAGAGCTCTCCATCGTGATGCTGGATCTGGATCATTTCAAGAAGATCAACGACTTTAACGGCCATCATATCGGCGATCTCGTGCTGCAGGCGGTGGCCAAGCTGTTGCAGGAGAGCTTTCGTAAGGAAGATCTGGTGGCGCGCATGGGGGGCGAGGAGTTTGTCATCCTGATGGAGTGCGGCCTGGATATCGCCAGAGAGAAGACAGAGGATGTGCGCCGGCAACTGGCGCGCCTCAATCCCATGGGGCTGGAGGTGACCGGCAGCTTCGGTGTGGTGACCGCCAATCCCCAGAATGCCGATCTCTCCCACCTCTTGGTGTTGGCCGATGAGGCCGTGTACAAGGCTAAGGCCGATGGGCGCAACTGTGTGGTCTGTTACCAGGATGGTGCCTATCTGACGGTAGAACATGATTAA
- a CDS encoding porin family protein, with translation MKKSAIVVATLLALSAGAANADVLNGFTGKVEAEHTTQDKSTNLEARIGYDFNFGVVSVIPFASVETQYEDKRFNDGSFGGGLRVETNFENFYAYAEGRAMRKDRIKVYGAAPMDITGNGAEVIVDSTVKEYRAEVGTGYQFDNGLFAGVEASYIRDRFEGVNSNTRNVFAVAGYEFIDNLSAYVKVGREEADQAVPYANGATDWETKSVIGLTYRF, from the coding sequence ATGAAAAAGTCAGCTATTGTTGTTGCTACATTACTTGCGTTATCTGCCGGTGCGGCTAACGCCGACGTGCTAAACGGCTTTACCGGAAAGGTAGAGGCTGAGCATACCACTCAAGACAAGTCGACTAACCTGGAAGCCAGAATTGGCTATGATTTCAACTTCGGCGTCGTGTCTGTGATCCCGTTTGCGTCAGTTGAGACCCAATATGAAGATAAGCGTTTCAACGATGGTTCTTTCGGTGGTGGTCTGCGTGTAGAGACAAACTTCGAGAATTTCTATGCCTATGCCGAAGGCCGCGCGATGCGTAAAGATCGCATCAAGGTCTATGGTGCTGCACCTATGGATATCACAGGCAATGGTGCCGAAGTGATTGTAGATTCAACTGTTAAAGAGTATCGCGCCGAGGTGGGTACAGGTTACCAGTTCGATAATGGCTTATTCGCCGGTGTCGAGGCTTCGTACATACGTGATCGTTTCGAAGGTGTTAACTCAAATACCCGTAACGTGTTCGCCGTTGCCGGTTATGAGTTCATCGACAACCTGTCGGCTTATGTTAAGGTTGGCCGCGAAGAAGCGGATCAGGCTGTGCCTTATGCTAATGGTGCGACTGATTGGGAAACTAAGTCGGTTATCGGCTTAACCTATCGCTTCTAA
- a CDS encoding PACE efflux transporter yields MQQKTRFDRIRYLVGFELGAMVLAVPLGAWLTSVDSRALLALAIGMSLIAAAWNYGYNLMFDKAMVYFKSTMVKSMADRVWHSLLFELGLLFISVPIMAAYLSISLWQAFWLDIGFVVFYLVFNYCYTYLYEKFFYASRG; encoded by the coding sequence ATGCAACAAAAGACGAGATTCGATCGCATCAGGTATCTAGTAGGGTTCGAGCTGGGGGCCATGGTGTTAGCCGTGCCCCTGGGGGCCTGGCTGACCTCGGTCGATTCTCGTGCCTTGTTGGCCCTGGCTATTGGCATGTCGCTGATTGCAGCGGCCTGGAACTATGGTTATAACCTGATGTTCGACAAGGCCATGGTCTACTTCAAGTCGACCATGGTGAAATCCATGGCAGACAGAGTCTGGCACAGCCTGTTGTTTGAGCTGGGTTTACTGTTTATCTCTGTGCCCATCATGGCGGCCTATCTGTCCATCTCACTGTGGCAGGCCTTCTGGCTGGATATCGGCTTCGTGGTCTTCTACCTGGTCTTCAACTACTGCTACACCTACCTCTACGAGAAATTTTTCTACGCGTCGCGGGGCTAA
- a CDS encoding BamA/TamA family outer membrane protein yields the protein MATPSYPSLLALSLSLLAGASQAGFTDQFKDPTDGRVDASQWILNNAHGFMPVPILITEPAVGVGGGAALLFFHESESQRQKRLEDPLAVAEIPPSVTGVVAAGTNNGTKLGGLFHSGNWLEDRVRYLGGIFAADLRLKAYTGIDAPAMGFSLQGWHLFQDIDVRLGESNFFLGGEYSYTRSEAEFDLGGEHPLNQESAMVDSDGALGLKLTYDSTDNHFSPRSGIKARLKSTQHDKRLGGDFDYRTDSAYLHGYHRLSAKWGVNMRLDTKSLSGDAPFYALPYLDMRGMPAMRYQGDDTALGEVEVSYDLDDRWTLLGFAGAGKAVMADERFADSPWLKTQGVGFRYLMARQLGLRTGMDIAKGPEEWTLYLQVGGAW from the coding sequence ATGGCAACCCCCAGCTACCCCAGCCTGTTAGCACTCAGCCTGAGCCTGTTAGCCGGTGCTAGTCAGGCAGGCTTTACCGATCAGTTTAAGGATCCCACCGATGGCCGTGTCGATGCCAGTCAGTGGATCCTCAACAACGCCCACGGCTTCATGCCTGTGCCGATTCTGATCACCGAGCCTGCGGTAGGGGTGGGCGGCGGTGCCGCCCTGCTGTTCTTCCATGAGTCCGAGTCGCAAAGGCAGAAGCGGCTCGAAGACCCCTTGGCCGTGGCCGAGATCCCGCCGAGCGTCACAGGCGTGGTGGCCGCCGGCACCAATAACGGTACCAAGCTGGGTGGCCTGTTTCATTCGGGTAACTGGCTGGAAGACAGGGTGCGTTATCTGGGTGGCATCTTCGCCGCCGATCTCAGGCTCAAGGCCTACACGGGGATTGACGCCCCGGCCATGGGGTTCTCGCTGCAAGGCTGGCACCTGTTTCAGGATATCGATGTACGCCTGGGAGAGAGCAACTTCTTCCTCGGCGGCGAATATAGCTATACCCGCTCCGAGGCCGAGTTTGACCTGGGCGGCGAGCATCCGCTCAACCAGGAGAGTGCCATGGTCGATAGCGATGGCGCCCTGGGCCTCAAGCTCACCTACGACAGCACAGACAACCATTTCTCGCCCCGCAGCGGTATCAAGGCGCGGCTGAAGAGTACCCAGCACGACAAACGACTCGGCGGCGATTTCGACTATCGCACCGACAGCGCCTACCTGCATGGCTATCACAGGCTAAGCGCCAAGTGGGGCGTCAACATGCGTCTGGATACCAAGTCGCTCTCGGGCGATGCCCCCTTCTACGCCTTGCCTTACCTGGACATGCGCGGCATGCCGGCGATGCGCTATCAGGGGGATGACACCGCCCTGGGAGAGGTAGAGGTGAGTTATGACCTCGACGATCGCTGGACCTTGCTGGGCTTTGCCGGAGCCGGTAAGGCGGTGATGGCAGACGAGCGTTTTGCCGATAGCCCCTGGCTCAAGACCCAGGGGGTGGGCTTTCGTTACCTGATGGCGCGCCAGCTTGGGTTGCGCACCGGGATGGATATCGCCAAGGGGCCAGAAGAGTGGACCCTTTATTTACAGGTCGGTGGGGCCTGGTAA